A single Lactuca sativa cultivar Salinas chromosome 8, Lsat_Salinas_v11, whole genome shotgun sequence DNA region contains:
- the LOC111919725 gene encoding uncharacterized protein LOC111919725 codes for MNNSGKQQSFSDRQVDDQQQSNDDLSPVSDGTGEVSPAAASGDSLTRRNGNNIGLAARLTDLFAGDGDRDIDLLMQRNTQEGTVVQWLEALDMQVLGACRADERLKPLLKLNVSSEAEDRLLSHLSQHFEPSKVSLLARCLCIPLVSIRVGKINKQGTRLIPTSARGNLVLSLLPTSDLRILFVGDDGHAERISILRNTTNCSYVVIEGIPTDTSGRSFVVRVPMPFYFWCSEKSKLLGDELLEKMRKLLERKPSLAELTGISNSRLQRFVHHLQTFLVGSVSETSNSKSPPLLASSSSKASRVRTCSSIIQGSLSPRPSSFKEGGLPRNIASLRNVVRDKLRRRVEGVRLDTSSEKHPLPSTSNQHEENRLPESSSSSSGICLFPSVLSGNMNMQIPSIISATHPLPNHNTNTNTTPSSSSIFSPPPPPPPPPYYCWCPPMVVVTPQHPHTTSTESFTLPPLSSLLAAASSSAKTCSEISIPLPPFLPLSMGMPPSQQIPFFTPLICECDHPIVHIPIPVMDICSSGQAYLVSTGPTVMSVVSIPPALSVQESDLEKSARDTLRLLMSGSTQFPSGVGGGSFYGATTTTDVNVNVNVNAIANNIAAMSLVSPHGVMKRCIDQGDLVDLLKDPVNTVGTTTTITTTTTTCSSNEDGLSEKGSTK; via the exons ATGAATAATTCTGGAAAACAACAATCTTTTAGTGATCGGCAGGTAGATGATCAGCAACAATCAAACGATGATTTGTCACCGGTATCCGATGGTACCGGTGAGGTTTCTCCGGCGGCAGCTTCGGGAGATTCCTTGACGAGGAGGAATGGAAATAATATTGGACTTGCAGCTCGTTTGACGGATTTGTTTGCTGGAGATGGCGACCGAGATATTGATCTGCTGATGCAGCGAAACACTCAAGAAGGCACGGTTGTACAGTGGCTAGAGGCTCTTGATATGCAAGTATTGGGAGCGTGTCGCGCCGATGAGAGGTTGAAACCCTTGCTCAAGCTTAATGTATCCAGCGAGGCTGAAGACCGATTGCTGTCGCATCTAAGTCAG CATTTTGAGCCATCAAAAGTCAGTTTGCTCGCAAGGTGCTTATGTATCCCTCTTGTATCAATTCGTGTTGGGAAGATCAACAAACAAGGAACTCGTCTAATTCCAACAAGTGCAAG GGGAAACTTAGTTTTGTCATTATTACCAACTTCTGATCTACGCATATTGTTTGTTGGGGATGATGGGCATGCAGAGAGAATATCAATCTTAAGAAACACAACAAATTGTTCCTATGTTGTAATTGAAGGAATCCCAACAGATACCTCTGGTCGATCTTTTGTTGTTAGGGTCCCCATGCCTTTCTACTTCTGGTGCTCTGAAAAATCCAAACTCCTCGGTGATGAATTGCTCGAAAAG ATGAGGAAGTTACTAGAAAGGAAGCCTTCCCTTGCGGAACTAACCGGAATCAGTAATTCTCGTCTTCAACGCTTTGTACATCATCTACAAACTTTTCTGGTTGGGTCAGTTAGTGAAACCTCAAACTCAAAGTCTCCTCCATTGTTGGCATCATCAAGTTCAAAGGCTTCACGGGTCCGGACCTGCAGTAGCATTATTCAAGGCAGCCTGAGTCCTAGGCCAAGCTCCTTCAAAGAAGGTGGCCTCCCCAGAAACATTGCTTCCTTGAGAAATGTAGTCAGAGACAAGTTAAGACGTAGGGTGGAAGGTGTCCGCCTTGATACATCCTCCGAAAAACATCCTCTTCCTTCCACTTCAAATCAGCATGAAGAAAACAGGCTTCcagaatcatcatcatcatcttctggaATTTGCTTGTTCCCATCAGTATTAAGTGGAAACATGAACATGCAAATTCCATCTATAATCTCAGCAACACATCCTCTTCCTAATCATAATACTAATACTAATActacaccatcatcatcatctatcttctctcctcctcctcctcctcctcctcctccatatTACTGTTGGTGTCCACCCATGGTTGTGGTAACACCCCAACATCCACATACAACATCAACCGAATCTTTTACATTGCCACCCCTTTCCTCACTCCTTGCAGCAGCCTCATCATCTGCAAAAACATGTTCTGAAATCTCAATCCCACTCCCACCTTTTCTACCATTATCCATGGGCATGCCACCTTCACAACAGATCCCGTTCTTCACACCTCTGATCTGCGAGTGCGACCACCCAATAGTTCACATCCCGATCCCAGTAATGGACATTTGCTCCTCAGGTCAAGCCTACCTAGTCAGTACTGGCCCTACTGTTATGAGCGTAGTAAGCATTCCACCAGCATTAAGTGTCCAAGAATCTGATTTAGAAAAGAGTGCTAGGGACACGCTACGCCTCCTCATGAGTGGATCTACCCAATTCCCCTCTGGTGTTGGAGGTGGAAGTTTCTATGGAGCAACCACAACCACTGATGTGAATGTAAATGTGAATGTGAATGCTATTGCAAACAATATTGCTGCAATGAGTTTGGTTTCTCCCCATGGTGTTATGAAGAGGTGCATTGACCAAGGTGATTTGGTTGACCTCCTCAAGGATCCAGTCAACACTGTTGGGACTACTACTACTATTACTACAACTACAACTACATGTTCTTCTAATGAAGATGGTTTGAGTGAAAAAGGGAGTACAAAGTAA